A window of Vigna unguiculata cultivar IT97K-499-35 chromosome 4, ASM411807v1, whole genome shotgun sequence contains these coding sequences:
- the LOC114180872 gene encoding receptor-like protein EIX1 yields the protein MTSAFFMVVFVYSLFMSSFGVCRETVCIGSERETLLKLKHDLTDPSNRLSSWNASVNPNCCEWDGVVCNNFTSHVAELHLTTPRPDVDDNLPYILHLEAYEEAWEDYHKLAFGGEINPCLVDLKHLNYLDLSGNHFPSTPIPSFIATMTSLTHLNLSDAGFMGNIPSQIGNLSNLVYLDLSYVANGTIPPQIGSLSNLLHLHLTGSDEEYLFLENINWLSSLSKIRYLTLSNIWSLKASMPIPSFLGSMTTLIHLDLSFSRFMGNIPPQIGNLSNLVYLDLSDVANGTIPSQIGNLSNLLYLNLHSGYSIDKTLFIGNVDWLSSLTKLEYLNLGGANLSQSFHLLHSLPALSSLVHLDLSRCTLPHYNQQSFLNFSSLLTLDLSEVSYHSGISFVPKWVFGLKKLVSLVSSFNYFEGPIPDGLRNLTLLEYLDLHSNSFSSSIPHWFYSSFPHLKFLDLSSNNLQGNIYDALGNMTSLVILDLSYNQLEGPIPTSLGKVTSLVILDLSHNKLEGSIPTSLGKLTSLVRLDLSHNQLSGNVTLDYCGNKGDGKHTKSLGELSSLRVLILSSNQLGGNPFESLRSLSKLSSLDIDYNCFEGVVTEDHLTNLTSLYKFSAPENNLTLKVGSKWYPTFQLTYLDMSSWQLGPKFPSWIQSQDKLNYLAMPNTGILDSIPYWFWKTFSEASFLNLSHNHIHGELQTTLKNPISIIAVDLSANKLSGKFPSLSNGVGFLDLSSNSFSKSMDDFLCKGKEKPMKLEFLNLASNNLSGEIPDCWDIWPYLLDVNLQNNNFVGNIPQSMSSLIELESLSIRKNLLSGTFPTILKKTNKLILLDLGENNFSGTIPTWVGERFLDMKVLILRSNRFSGHIPNKICDMSLLQVLDLAQNNLTGNIPTCFNSLKTMTQMNKSTTALIYFSARNYTFVYSDYIVISVRLWLKGRGDEYKNFLGLVTSIDLSNNKLVGEIPREVTDLNGLMFLNLSHNQLSGHIPQNIGNMGSLLSIDFSGNELSGEIPPTISNLSFLSMLDLSYNGLNGKIPTGTQLQTFDASNFIGNNLCGPPLSISCSSNDKSYIQNGKGSDRHGLNLFYVGMTFGYMVGFWIVVGPLVICRSWRYAYFHFLDHVWFKLQYFF from the coding sequence ATGACTTCCGCCTTTTTTATGGTTGTGTTTGTTTATTCGCTTTTTATGTCAAGTTTTGGTGTGTGCAGAGAGACGGTGTGCATTGGAAGTGAGAGAGAGACACTGTTGAAGTTGAAGCATGATCTCACAGATCCTTCAAATAGGCTTTCTTCTTGGAATGCCTCTGTGAATCCCAATTGCTGCGAGTGGGATGGAGTTGTGTGCAACAACTTTACATCTCATGTTGCAGAGCTTCACCTCACCACTCCACGTCCTGATGTCGATGACAACCTTCCTTATATATTGCATTTAGAAGCATACGAAGAAGCATGGGAAGACTATCATAAACTAGCATTTGGTGGAGAGATAAATCCTTGTTTGGTTGATTTGAAGCATTTGAATTACTTGGATCTTAGCGGCAATCATTTTCCAAGTACTCCAATTCCTTCCTTCATTGCAACAATGACTTCTTTAACTCACCTCAATCTTTCTGATGCTGGATTCATGGGGAATATTCCTTCTCAGATTGGAAATCTCTCCAATTTGGTCTATCTTGACCTATCTTATGTTGCCAACGGAACAATTCCTCCCCAGATAGGGAGTCTCTCCAATTTGCTCCACCTCCACCTCACTGGATCTGATGAAGAATATCTGtttcttgaaaatattaattggCTATCAAGTCTTTCCAAAATTCGTTATCTTACATTGAGCAACATTTGGTCACTTAAAGCAAGTATGCCAATTCCTTCTTTTCTTGGCTCAATGACCACCTTAATTCACTTGGACCTCTCTTTTTCTAGATTCATGGGCAACATTCCTCCCCAGATTGGTAATCTTTCCAATTTGGTGTATCTAGACCTAAGCGATGTTGCCAATGGAACTATTCCCTCTCAAATTGGAAATCTCTCCAACTTGCTCTACCTTAATCTTCATAGTGGTTATTCTATTGACAAAACTTTGTTTATTGGAAATGTTGACTGGTTGTCAAGTCTTACAAAGCTTGAATATCTTAATTTAGGAGGTGCAAACCTATCCCAATCATTTCACTTGCTTCACTCCCTCCCAGCTCTTTCTTCTTTAGTGCACCTAGATTTGTCGAGATGTACACTTCCCCACTACAATCAACAATCATTTCTTAACTTCTCGTCTCTCCTCACTTTGGATCTTTCTGAGGTTTCTTATCATTCTGGAATCTCGTTTGTTCCAAAGTGGGTGTTTGGATTGAAGAAACTTGTTTCTCTCGTTTCATCTTTTAACTACTTTGAAGGTCCAATTCCTGATGGTCTTCGAAATCTCACACTTCTTGAATATCTTGATTTGCACTCAAATTCATTCTCATCTTCTATACCTCATTGGTTTTATAGTAGTTTTCCTCATCTCAAGTTTTTGGACCTATCAAGCAACAACTTACAAGGAAATATTTATGATGCCTTAGGAAATATGACTTCTCTAGTTATACTTGATCTGTCATACAATCAACTTGAAGGTCCAATTCCAACTTCTTTAGGAAAGGTGACTTCTTTGGTCATACTTGATCTATCACACAATAAACTTGAAGGTTCAATTCCAACTTCTTTAGGAAAGTTGACTTCTCTAGTTCGACTTGATTTATCACACAATCAACTTTCAGGCAATGTAACACTAGATTATTGTGGCAACAAAGGTGATGGAAAACATACAAAATCACTTGGAGAACTTTCATCATTGAGAGTACTTATTTTGTCCTCAAATCAACTTGGTGGAAATCCATTTGAAAGTCTTAGATCACTCTCTAAATTATCAAGTCTTGATATTgattataattgttttgaagGAGTTGTCACAGAGGATCATCTCACGAATCTTACGAGTTTGTATAAGTTTTCTGCACCAGAAAACAATTTGACTTTAAAAGTGGGTTCAAAATGGTATCCTACTTTTCAACTTACTTATTTGGATATGAGTTCTTGGCAATTAGGTCCTAAATTTCCTTCATGGATTCAATCTCAAGACAAACTTAATTATTTAGCGATGCCTAACACGGGAATTTTGGATTCTATTCCCTATTGGTTTTGGAAAACATTTTCTGAAGCTTCTTTTCTAAATCTCTCTCATAATCATATCCATGGTGAGCTTCAGACTACTTTAAAGAATCCAATATCTATAATTGCTGTTGATCTAAGTGCAAATAAGTTAAGTGGCAAATTTCCTTCACTTTCAAATGGTGTGGGATTTTTGGACCTTTCAAGCAATTCATTCTCCAAATCCATGGATGATTTTTTATGTAAAGGTAAAGAGAAGCCAATGAAATTAGAATTTCTCAATCTTGCATCGAATAACTTATCAGGGGAGATACCAGATTGTTGGGACATCTGGCCATATCTATTGGatgtaaatttacaaaataataattttgttggaAACATTCCCCAATCCATGAGTTCCTTAATAGAGCTAGAATCATTAAGCATCCGTAAAAACTTGCTCTCGGGAACATTTCCTACAATTTTGAAAAAGAccaataaattgattttgttggatcttggagaaaataatttttcaggAACAATTCCAACTTGGGTTGGAGAAAGATTTTTAGATATGAAGGTTCTTATCCTTCGATCAAATAGATTTTCGGGTCACATTCCTAATAAAATATGTGATATGAGTCTTCTTCAAGTGTTAGACCTTGCACAAAATAATCTGACTGGAAACATACCTACTTGTTTTAATAGTTTGAAGACCATGACCCAGATGAACAAAAGTACAACTGCTCTTATCTATTTTTCTGCTAGAAACTATACATTTGTATATTCAGATTATATTGTAATCAGTGTTCGTCTTTGGTTGAAAGGAAGAGGAGATGAATACAAAAACTTTCTCGGGTTGGTAACAAGCATTGATTTGTCAAATAACAAATTAGTAGGAGAAATACCCAGAGAAGTCACAGATTTAAATGGTTTGATGTTTTTGAACTTGTCCCACAACCAACTTAGTGGTCACATTCCACAAAACATTGGTAATATGGGATCATTGTTGTCCATTGATTTTTCAGGGAATGAACTTTCTGGTGAAATCCCTCCAACTATTTCAAATTTGAGCTTTCTAAGCATGCTAGACTTGTCTTATAATGGTTTGAATGGAAAAATTCCAACAGGAACTCAGTTGCAAACCTTTGATGCGTCCAACTTTATTGGCAACAATCTTTGTGGCCCACCACTATCCATCAGTTGCAGCTCCAATGACAAAAGCTATATTCAGAATGGCAAAGGGAGTGATAGGCATggattaaacttattttatgtGGGTATGACATTTGGATATATGGTGGGATTTTGGATAGTAGTTGGTCCTCTGGTCATTTGTAGATCATGGCGTTATGCCTATTTTCATTTCCTTGATCATGTGTGGTTCaaacttcaatattttttctaa
- the LOC114180873 gene encoding receptor-like protein EIX1 — protein sequence MSSFGVCRETVCIGSERETLLKLKHHLTDPSNRLSSWNASVNPNCCEWDGVVCNNITSHVAELHLTTPRPSFSFYKSIPYQLDVDIYEEALKEYRRRAFGGEINPCLVDLKQLNYLDLSGNHFPGTPIPSFIATMTSLTHLNLSDAGFMGNIPSQIGNLSNLLYLDLSYLYFGSHENVDWLSSLSKLRYLDLSNTWSFERSMPIPSFVGTITTLIHLDLSNSGFMGNIPLQIGNLSNLAYLDLSGAANGTLPSQIGNLSNLLYLDLRSGDSIDKSLFIGNVDWLSSLTKLEYLDLGGANLSQSFHLLHTLQPLSSLLHLHLSGCTLPYSNQPSFLNSSSLLTLDLSDISYNSKISFVLKWVFGLKKLVSLVSTFNYFEGPIPDGLRNLTLLENLDLKETSFSSSIPHWFYSSFPHLKFLHLSRNNLQENISDALGNMTSLVTLDLSYNKLEGPIPTSLGKVTSLVILDLSHNKLEGDGKHTKSLGELSSLRVLILSSNQLGGNPFESLRSLSKLSSLDIGYNRFEGVVTEDHLTNLTSLTDLFATRNNLTLKVGPNWHPTFQLSYLDMSSWQLGPNFPSWIQSQDKLDYLAMSNTRILDSIPYSFWKTLSQASFLNLSHNHIHGELQTTLKNPVSIITVDLSANKLSGKFPSLSNDVGFLDLSSNSFSKSMDDFLCKGKEKPMKLEFLNLASNNLSGEIPDCWDIWPYLLYVNLQNNNFVGNIPQSMSSLIELESLSIRKNLLSGTFPTILKKTNKLILLDLGENNFSGTIPTWVGESFLHMKVLILRSNRFSGHIPNEICDMSLLQVLDLAQNNLTGNIPTCFNSLKTMTQMNKNYIVISVRLWLKGRGDEYKNFLGLVTSIDLSNNKLVGEIPREVTDLNGLMFLNLSHNQLSGHVPQNIGNMGSLLSIDFSRNELSGEIPPTISNLSFLSMLDLSYNGLNGKIPTGTQLQTFDASNFIGNNLCGPPLPISCSSNDKSYIQNGKGSDRHGLNLFYVGMTFGYMVGFWIVVGPLVICRSWRYAYFHFLDHVWFKLQYFF from the exons ATGTCAAGTTTTGGTGTGTGCAGAGAGACGGTGTGCATTGGAAGTGAGAGAGAGACACTGTTGAAGTTGAAGCATCATCTCACAGATCCTTCAAATAGGCTTTCTTCTTGGAATGCCTCTGTCAATCCCAATTGCTGCGAGTGGGATGGAGTTGTGTGCAACAACATTACATCTCATGTTGCAGAGCTTCACCTCACCACTCCACgtccttctttctctttttataaGAGCATTCCTTATCAATTGGATGTAGATATTTATGAAGAGGCATTAAAAGAGTATAGGAGACGGGCCTTTGGTGGAGAGATAAATCCTTGTTTGGTTGATTTGAAGCAGTTGAATTACTTGGATCTTAGCGGCAATCATTTTCCAGGTACTCCAATTCCTTCCTTCATTGCAACAATGACTTCTTTAACTCACCTCAATCTTTCTGATGCTGGATTCATGGGGAATATTCCTTCTCAGATTGGAAATCTCTCCAATTTGCTCTATCTTGATCTCAGTTATCTTTATTTTGGAAGTCATGAAAATGTTGATTGGCTATCAAGTCTGTCCAAACTTCGTTATCTTGACTTGAGCAACACTTGGTCATTTGAAAGAAGTATGCCAATTCCTTCTTTTGTTGGAACAATCACCACCTTAATTCACTTGGACCTCTCTAATTCTGGATTCATGGGCAACATTCCTCTTCAGATTGGAAATCTTTCCAATTTGGCGTATCTAGACCTAAGCGGTGCTGCCAATGGAACACTTCCCTCTCAAATTGGAAATCTCTCCAACTTGCTCTACCTGGATCTTCGAAGTGGTGATTCTATTGACAAAAGTTTGTTTATTGGAAATGTTGACTGGTTGTCAAGTCTTACTAAGCTTGAATATCTTGATTTAGGAGGTGCAAACCTATCCCAATCATTTCACTTGCTTCACACCCTCCAACCTCTTTCTTCTTTGTTGCACCTACATTTGTCAGGATGCACACTTCCTTACTCCAATCAACCATCATTTCTTAACTCCTCGTCTCTCCTCACTCTTGATCTTTCTGACATTTcttataattcaaaaatttcatttgTTCTAAAGTGGGTGTTTGGACTAAAGAAACTTGTTTCTCTTGTTTCAACTTTTAACTACTTTGAAGGTCCAATTCCTGATGGTCTTCGAAACCTCACACttcttgaaaatcttgatttgaaggaaacttcattttcatcttctatACCTCATTGGTTTTATAGTAGTTTTCCTCATCTCAAGTTCTTGCACCTATCAAGGAACAacttacaagaaaatatttctgATGCCTTAGGAAATATGACTTCTCTAGTTACACTTGATCTGTCATACAATAAACTTGAAGGTCCAATTCCAACTTCTTTAGGAAAGGTGACTTCTTTGGTCATACTTGATCTATCACACAATAAACTTGAAG GTGATGGAAAACATACAAAATCACTTGGAGAACTTTCATCATTGAGAGTACTTATTTTGTCGTCAAATCAACTTGGTGGAAATCCATTTGAAAGTCTTAGATCACTCTCTAAATTATCAAGTCTTGATATTGGTTATAATCGTTTTGAAGGAGTTGTCACAGAAGATCATCTCACGAATCTTACGAGTTTGACTGACCTTTTTGCAACAAGAAACAATTTGACTTTAAAAGTGGGTCCCAACTGGCATCCTACTTTTCAACTTAGTTATTTGGATATGAGCTCTTGGCAATTAGGTCCCAACTTTCCTTCATGGATTCAATCACAAGACAAACTTGATTATTTAGCGATGTCTAACACGAGAATTTTAGATTCTATTCCCTATTCGTTTTGGAAAACATTATCTCAAGCTTCTTTTCTAAATCTCTCTCATAATCATATCCATGGTGAGCTTCAGACTACTTTAAAGAATCCAGTATCTATAATTACTGTTGATCTAAGTGCAAATAAGTTAAGTGGCAAATTTCCTTCACTTTCAAATGATGTGGGATTTTTGGACCTTTCAAGCAATTCATTCTCCAAATCCATGGATGATTTTTTATGTAAAG GTAAAGAGAAGCCAATGAAATTAGAATTTCTCAATCTTGCATCGAATAACTTATCAGGGGAGATACCAGATTGTTGGGACATCTGGCCATATCTATTGTatgtaaatttacaaaataataattttgttggaAACATTCCCCAATCCATGAGTTCCTTAATAGAGCTAGAATCATTAAGCATCCGTAAAAACTTGCTCTCGGGAACATTTCCTACAATTTTGAAAAAGAccaataaattgattttgttggatcttggagaaaataatttttcaggAACAATTCCAACTTGGGTTGGAGAAAGTTTTTTACATATGAAGGTTCTTATCCTTCGATCAAATAGATTTTCGGGTCATATTCCTAATGAAATATGTGATATGAGTCTTCTTCAAGTGTTAGACCTTGCACAAAATAATCTGACTGGAAACATACCTACTTGTTTTAATAGTTTGAAGACCATGACCCAAATGAACAAAA ATTATATTGTAATCAGTGTTCGTCTTTGGTTGAAAGGAAGAGGAGATGAATACAAAAACTTTCTCGGGTTGGTAACAAGCATTGATTTGTCAAATAACAAATTAGTAGGAGAAATACCCAGAGAAGTCACAGATTTAAATGGTTTGATGTTTTTGAACTTGTCCCACAACCAACTTAGTGGTCACGTTCCACAAAACATTGGTAATATGGGATCATTGTTGTCCATTGATTTTTCAAGGAATGAACTTTCTGGTGAAATCCCTCCAACTATTTCAAATTTGAGCTTTCTAAGCATGCTAGACTTGTCTTATAATGGTTTGAATGGAAAAATTCCAACAGGAACTCAGTTGCAAACCTTTGATGCGTCCAACTTTATTGGCAACAATCTTTGTGGCCCACCACTACCCATCAGTTGCAGCTCCAATGACAAAAGCTATATTCAGAATGGCAAAGGGAGTGATAGGCATggattaaacttattttatgtGGGTATGACATTTGGATATATGGTGGGATTTTGGATAGTAGTTGGTCCTCTGGTCATTTGTAGATCATGGCGTTATGCCTATTTTCATTTCCTTGATCATGTGTGGTTCaaacttcaatattttttctaa